The Aquila chrysaetos chrysaetos chromosome 21, bAquChr1.4, whole genome shotgun sequence DNA window AGTGGTTTTCTAACTTTCTACAGCTGCTCTTCTTATTAAATGCTGCTGTAATGCTATTTCCTTTACAGCATTAAGATCAAATCCTATTGAGCTGTTACTTGTCTATAACATCACTCAGCTCCTGCCCAAAgacatgaaaattttaaaaggcaagactaggaaagcaagaaacaggGGCATTAATTGCAGGAGAATACAGCCAAACAGGTTTGCTATACTGCTAGGACCAATGCACAGGTCCCCTAAATCCCACTCCAGCACCCTTTGTGCTACACCAGCCTCAATCTCTTATACCATCTCCTAACACATTCAGGCAGGGAGCCTCAGTGAGAACCagtgcttttttgctttttgtgggaTGTGTaggttgttttgaaaatatgtgcTTGAGCTACTTCTGCGCTACGCTGCTAGTACACTTTAAAACTGCCAGAGCGCTGGCTTAGAGCTGCTGACCATGCCAAGCCACCCCATCCTGGCAGCACCTTCTCCCTACTTGTGGTTGAGCATTTCACTTGAAATACAAATCCTTCAATTAATGCAGAGCAGCCTGGAGTGGAGGCAGGAGGGCCAACAACTGTACTGGTGAACAGGTGCCAGCAAAGAGCTGGATTTAGCCCTAAAACAATAAGAGGCTGGAGTTTGCTGCTACTGTCACGCTCAGGCTGAAGTTATTCCTcttgcatgtttatttttggtAAAACGTTTCCGAGTGCCACTCCCTGATGGGAGATAGGCAAGCAAATCCCTCGGGTATCTCAGGACATTTGTTACTGGAGTTGCTGGCAGACTCTCTAGGTCCGTTCCTATCGAAGGGTGTCCTTTCTTTAGCCTCAATCTTAACTGCTCTGGGTTTGATGCTGCCAGCAGATCACTGTGCATTTCTAAATCTCTAGACCGAGTTTCTGGGATGCAGAAGGTGTTTACCACCAACCAGGGTGAGCTGTATGCTTTCCCttccatcctgctgctgcttctgcctagTAAGGTAGCAGGCCTTTTGTGAAGCCGGAAGCCACGGCAGTCCGGAGGTTGTACTGCTATCGCCACACTCGACGGGAACTCGGGGGAGGTTTCCTGTCCAGTTATCTCAAGCACCATATTTAAGTTTCTTGGTAATGTTTGTAAGCTGcaacagctgagctggggcttaCTGCATCTCCTGTTCACACAGCTGACCTGGGAAATTGCTCAGATTTTGCCCTAAGAGCTCTGCGATTAGGCATGCAGCTAGTGCCCTCAGCTAGCAGAGATGTGGCTGATCTAGGAAAAGAGTGCcaatattttcctctgctccactcAACCCTTTCGTGCCTCTGTTATCTTGCTCCTGCCCAGAATACTTTCAGCTTGGTCCCTGTGAAGGGATATCAAACCACAGCCCTCTCATTCAAGCTCCTcctaaaaacatttcttcagagaCCACAAGAAGTGACTAACCACTATTCACCCCACTTCATAAGTGCCTGGAATTACACAGCGagctgtctttatttttttgtattacacaaaatggagcagaaaaacaaatccaggAATAACTAACAGTGGTACTGCCCATTTTAGCTGGGAGTCagaagttcagatttttttcccccggcATTTCTAATCTGCTGCCAATTTTCAAACACTTCCCCTCTTGGCTCAGAAGTTACAGTGACCCCTATTCCAACAGGGAACAATGTCATCACCTCTGTAACATCTCTGGTCACTCCAAGcccaaaaggaaaggagaaagtttCTTCACAAATTGACCCAATTTCCCTACCtggcatcttaaaaaaaaaagtcatcatttCAGTCTCAGCTAATCAGCAGGgatccaaaagaaaacagctgggCTTCACACTGGGTCCTACCATGGTTTCTTCACAAACCTGTACTGATTCCACAACTGGCACAGAGCAACACGAGCCTTGCACAGCTGATATGACTGCTACTGCTCACAGATTTCTGCTCCACACACAGAGATACATGCGCAGGTGCTACAGTGATAGGCTGAGAGTTAACGGGGGAGTCTATTGGTTTCGGGAGGCCTTTTCTCAACCTGCATGTATGATTCCCTTGTACATGGGACTTCTGAGGTTTCCTAGTGTTAAGCTGGACAAGACAGATTTGTAATACCCAGAACCTAGTGCAAAATGCAATGTCCACTCAAATGTTTTGACAATCTTAAGGGCTTGAAAGACTTGCTTGTAACAAACAGGAATGCACTGCCATCATTAGAGCCACCACCATTGCCCACTTTTCACCTAGGGATGGATATTTAACCTCCCAAAAGGCTATGTCATTTTGTGTAGAAACAGATGCAAGGCAGCTCTGACCAGACCCCCACTCAGCGTGTAGTCACATTAAGAAGGCATTTTGCTCACATTATGCACCCAGCCCCTTGGCAAGGCTTTCTGCTACAGGCTCAGCACCAAACGATCGAGGCCACACAACTTCTGACAGGtttggagcagggagagagctCATTTAGATCTGCCAGAGAAATGATCTGATGAGCTATACAGGACATGggccttctttttatttctctgttcttaCACTGTGTGCCAGGACTCTGGTATTCTAGATGCTGTGTTGTAACCAGCACCAGCTAACAAAAATCAACAACCACCACCCCTACTACTTTTTTAGGTAAGAAAACCCAAGGGCCACAGGGAAATTGCTGAATGCCGTTTGTCCACATCACACTTCAAAACTCTAAATTTGTCGAAAGCATTCTTCTTACAAGTTTCTACTTCAAATTAACtaaatgcagagaggaaaaaaattaacgGTAGTGCCtacaaatatataaatttcTGCTACAGCCTTCTTCTAGAGGCACTGATAGAAACAAATGGCCAAAGGGCCATAGGAAGAGCAGCTCTGGAAGTTTACACTAATAGCTTAGGGATATGCCAGTTAACTGGCTCCTCTCAAACTGATATAAAAGCTGTATCTACTGCCATCATTCATATGACAGTCTACTTAACTGAAAACCCCAATGAGGGATACATAAAAACGCTTGCAAGTGCAAAGCATCTTCATAAGATGTATAACAGCATGGTCTTATTGAAAATATTATAGTAAAAGTTACTCATACCTTTCCGTTTTTGAGCCGTCCAGAGGAGACAATTCTAGAGATGTGCACTTGGAACGGATGGCACTCGTCGTTACAGTTAAATTGTTCCCCGCTGTCTGTTATCTCCACAGAGTTTTGCTCTACAAATGAAGTGGTTCCACGCTTTTTAATGCGGCAATCAGTCTGCTCTAAAACCTGTCCTTTAACTGtggcacattttaaaaaagtcactACAGAAAAGTCAACATCAGCAACTGGAGAGCAGCCCAGGTCTGCAGCATCCAGATTATTCACAGGAAGGTCTTGAGAACGTGGCAGGTCCCTGCCCATGACCTGTGTCTTCTCCAGAGTACTATCAGTGTCTTGAATCTCTTTAGTCAGGGTCATCTGTGTACAGTGGATCAGAGCCTCAGTCACTGCAGAAGAGTCACCAtctgcagctggagaacagCCCAAGTCCACAGTATCCAGATTATTCACAGGAAGACCTTGAGAACACGGCaggtccctgcccatggcctGTGTCTTCTCCAGTGTTCTCCCAGAGTCTCGAATCCCCAGCTCACCTCTAGACAAGTCTTGCCAAGGCAGCTCAGGATTTCTCAAGTCCTGCATATCCAGTTCTGTCTTTGAAAGCTCCTGAGCCACTGCTGGAGATGGATCCATGTCTTTAGCAACCACTGGAGCACACGCCATGTCCTCAGTATCAAGTTTAGTCAGCGATGTCTGTGGAAGTTGGATCAAAGCCTCGGTCACTGCAGAAGAGTCACCAtctgcagctggagaacagCCCAAGTCCACAGTATCCAGATTATTCACAGGAAGACCTTGAGAACACGGCAGGTCCCTGCCCACAACCTGTGTCTTCTCCAGTGTTCTCCCAGAGTCTCGAATCCCCAGCTCACCTCTAGACAAGTCTTGCCAAGGCAGCTCAGGATTTCTCAAGTCCTGCATATCCAGTTCTGTCTTTGAAAGCTCCTGAGCCACTGCTGAAGATGAATCCATGTCTTTAGCAACCACTGGAGCACACGCCATGTCCTCGGTGTCAAGTTTAGTCAGCAATGTCTGTGGAAGGTGGATCAGAGCCTCGGTTACTGCAGAAAAGTCACCATCTGCAGCTGAAGAATGGCCCAGGTCTGCAGTATCCAGATTATTCACACGAAGACCTTGAGAACATGGCAGGTCCCCACCCACAACCTGTGTCTTCTCTGGAATACTGCCCGAATCCTGAATCTGTTTAGTCGGAGTTGTCTGTGAAATGTCAATCAGATCCTCGGAGGGGTCTTTAGTATTTAGCTCAGTGAAACAGTCATCTGCAAGCTCTGGCAGGTGGGAGATGGATGGTTCTGGCCCAAAGGGAGAAAGTGATGTTTCATTAAATCTATCATTCTCACTGCCCAGGGCAGAGGAACCAATGTCTTGTGACACTCCTGTGGTTTTGCAGTGCTGCATGGGCTCCTTCCCTACCAAACTCTCAAAGCTCAGATTGTCCCATGTGCCTGAATCTGGGGACTGCAGACATGCTCCCACCGTGCAGAAGGCCCTTGCACTCTCGTTCTCGATAACCAAGTCCTCCTTGTGGGAGGTAACATCCTGCCTCCAGCTTCGGAAACTCCGCTGAGGCCTTTTCTCATCAGGTGAAAATGCCCTTGAGGAGCCTCGCAGCCTCCGAGCTGCCTCGGCCACACTGGTGAAGAACCTCACAACACCCCCAAAGTGAGTGGCTTTGGTTGCACTGTTTGATTTTTTCCGCTGGCTGAGATTCTCCTCACATCTCATATCAAAGTCGAAATAAGGAGTAGAATGATCAGTTATATTTTCTAAGTTCTGGAAATTGGTTTCAGCCCTTTGATCTGGAAGCTTTGAATTATCTTTGCTAGTTAATGAAATTCCTTTCAGATAGCTCCAGACATCAgagcttcttcctcttctgctctccTGTGGGAGCACAGTACACCTCTTTTGATTGTCCCCTTCTGTAATTGCAGGACTcctgaagttttcaaaattcaaaGACTCGCTCTTTCTAGCTGGTATTCTATGGCAGTTACTATCATTACCTTCACTGTGTAATCTGACACTAATATCCCTGAGACATTTACTTTCATTGGCATCAGTTTCAGGAATGCTGATATTCAGTTCTATGTCTTCAAAAGAAGAATCCAAATCGTCAATGTACCCCGCATATGAGTGGCGGGAGGGCCTCCGACTGTCACCCAATTTCTTAACCCTGTAGACAGCTCTTTGCCCACTGGCTTGATGGTCCTCCTCAGGGTCACAAGCAACCTGAACTCTGGATGCTCTCAAATCCACATTCTTAGGCATCCTGGAggttcttcccttttttaatgGCCTTACCCTGTCCAAGAaggatgttttttttaattctgagaCCTCAGAGGTAACTCCCAGTAGGATCATGGACTGGGGTCTTCCTTTATTCGTAGAGAGTCCTTTCCTTCGTCTAACAAAATTCCAGATCCGGTTGCCCTTGGTCACCTTCTTATACCTGGGTGCTTCCTCCCGTTCATTCGAGATCGCATCACTGGAGGTGCAGCGCTCAGCACCACAGACCTCCAGTGTGTCAGTACTACCTTCCTCCATGTTTGCGTGGAAAATCCTGCTTGCATATCCATTTGGAGCTATCACAGGACCAGTATGCTGGCGACCCTCTATAACTTCCATCGCCCCAACTCACAAGCTGGTATCAGGGGTCACAGATGCATTGTCTTCAGATTGTTGTCTTCACAagacttaaggaaaaaagaacaaaggaatgCAATTAAGAgcagaaaggtttttttgaagacatttttgttAAAGCATCACAGGTCAAATCTTATCCCAGTGGCAGTGGTggttttgccattgatttcagtgaggcTGAAATTTTGCTCCCAAACcatataaattttaaagcaacttaAAGCTGATTTAAATGACTGAAGATTTAGTGACCGCAAATAAACTTCCTGCATTAATAAAGTTACCACAAAGTATACACAGAATATCATAAATCACATCTTCGTTTTGCAAATCACTAGGACTCTAAATACGTCAGAGTACatgacagagaggaaaagaggaaattacAGTAAAGCGTCCCTGCGCATGTCACTGTCATCTTCACCAGCCCCATCTGCCAGGAACTGGCAAGGCACTCCCAATGAATTCAGTCTCTTCAGGCAGGCATTCAAAGAAAAGTCAGGATGAGCCTTTTCCTGGAACCAATGCAATTCTGAAATACTACAATATCAGAAAACTCACGGAATATCCAAGCCAGGTTTTTCCTACTATAGCTATGGCACCAGCAAGGAAATCCCTTGCTGGAACTGCACTGCTAAATGAAAGCTGCTTGGCCACCACTCAATGCTACACAAAACACATGTGTTCCCCTCAAGTGAGTTCCACCCTAAGTGAACAGAATTAAAACTACAAATACCCTATATGCAACAGCAATGGAAACCACTCCAAACCCTTTGTGGGAATACATTTGAACTCCTGCTCGTACAGATCCTAAAGCTTCCCTTCCACTGGTGTACCTCTGCCCTGTCTCCCTGCTACACCTTCATAAGGTGGTCCTGGGTTTGCTATCTACCTTTGTGACATGCAGAACTACATGCCAGGCACTAAACGGGGTTAAATTCCCCCAATTCCCAATCCTACTCTCAGGTGGAAGAAGGATGCAAGAGCAGGAGCAAGAAGGGGTACAGCCCATGAGACACAGGTTTGACAATAGAAAAACTCCATTTTCCCCCGAGCAGAGGGAGAACAGGCAGTCACACTGCAGCGCTCTGACACAACGTCATGAAGCTCACTCTCTGCTCTCATCCATTTTACTCTTACTGCTCTTGAACAGTCCCTGTATctataaaaaaccccattaCACTCACTATTTCTATTAAAACGAAGGTTATTAATGCAGCTGCTACTGCCCTGGACACCTCATGGACAAGGAAAGGCTCACCCTTGCATTCAGTCAAGTAAGCCTCTCTTTCTACCTTGCCACCACATGTCTATCTTCAATAAGCAATGACCCGTGAGACCTCCATGGGCGGCAGAGGCACCAAGGAACCAAAGCACAGCCAAGTGAGGTCGAAAACCTTAACAGAAACAACTACTATCGTGCTTTTTTATGATCAACAGTCATCTGGCTTTCACTACAGGCGACACAGGGGTTGTGCCAAGCATTTTTGGCACCAACTGTACTTAGGGTagcaaaaatgaatgtttgctactgtggtgggttgactgTGGCCAGCTCCCAGATGTCCACTCCACCAAACTATTACTCCCCCTTCCCAAACAGGACAGGGGGAAAaagtaagatgaaaaagctcatgggttgataTAAAGATATGGAGATCCcttaccaattactgtcacaggcaaaacagacttgacttggggaaaattaatttgatttattgccaattaaaatgaTTTggataatgagaaacaaagataaaactAACACACCACCTTAACCCCACCCACCCCGCTTTTCCCATGGCTCAACTTCCCTCCTTCACTCCTGATGGCTCTACCTCCCACCCCAAGGGGCACAGGGGAATGGGGAATTGGGAGAGATACGGTCAGGACATAACAGTTCCTCTCTAccactccctcctcctcatGCTTTTTCCATGCTGCTGCATGGGGCCTCCACAGGCCACAATTCCTGTCAGGAGAACCTTCTCCTGCATGCGGCCTCCACAGGCCACAATTCCTGTCAGGAGAACCTTCTCCTGCATGGGGCCTCCACAGGCCACAATTCCTGTCAGGAGAACCTTCTCCTGCATGGGGACCTCCACAGGCCACAATTCCTGTCAGGAGAACCTTCTCCTGCATGGGGACCTCCACAGGCCACAATTCCTGTCAGGAGAACCTTCTCCTGCATGGGGACCTCCACAGACCACAATTCCTGTCAGGAGAACCTTCTCCTGCATGGGGACCTCCACAGGCCACAATTCCTGTCAGGAGAACCTTCTCCTGCATGGGGCCTCCACAGGCCACAATTCCTGTCAGGAGAACCTTCTCCTGCATGGGGACCTCCACAGGCCACAATTCCTGTCAGGAGAACCTTCTCCTGCATGGGGACCTCCACAGGCCACAATTCCTGTCAGGAGAACCTTCTCCTGCATGGGGACCTCCACAGACCACAATTCCTGTCAGGAGAACCTTCTCCTGCATGGGGACCTCCACAGGCCACAATTCCTGTCAGGAGAACCTTCTCCTGCATGGGGCCTCCACAGGCCACAATTCCTGTCAGGAGAACCTTCTCCTGCATGGGGACCTCCACAGGCCACAATTCCTGTCAGGAGAACCTTCTCCTGCATGGGGACCTCCACAGGCCACAATTCCTGTCAGGAGAACCTTCTCCTGCATGGGGACCTCCACAGGCCACAATTCCTGTCAGGAGAACCTTCTCCTGCATGGGGACCTCCACAAGCCACAATTCCTGTCAGGAGAACCTTCTCCTGCATGGGGACCTCCACAGGCCACAATTCCTGTCAGGAGAACCTTCTCCTGCATGGGGACCTCCACAAGCCACAATTCCTGTCAGGAGAACCTTCTCCTGCATGGGGACCTCCACAAGCCACAATTCCTGTCAGGAGAACCTTCTCCTGCATGGGGACCTCCACAGGCCACAATTCCTGTCAGGAGAACCTTCTCCTGCATGGGGACCTCCACAGGCCACAATTCCTGTCAGGAGAACCTTCTCCTGCATGGGGACCTCCACAGACCACAATTCCTGTCAGGAGAACCTTCTCCTGCATGGGGACCTCCACAGGCCACAATTCCTGTCAGGAGAACCTTCTCCTGCATGGGGCCTCCACAGGCCACAATTCCTGTCAGGAGAACCTTCTCCTGCATGGGGACCTCCACAGGCCACAATTCCTGTCAGGAGAACCTTCTCCTGCATGGGGACCTCCACAGGCCACAATTCCTGTCAGGAGAACCTTCTCCTGCATGGGGACCTCCACAGGCCACAATTCCTGTCAGGAGAACCTTCTCCTGCATGGGGACCTCCACAAGCCACAATTCCTGTCAGGAGAACCTTCTCCTGCATGGGGACCTCCACAGGCCACAATTCCTGTCAGGAGAACCTTCTCCTGCATGGGGACCTCCACAAGCCACAATTCCTGTCAGGAGAACCTTCTCCTGCATGGGGACCTCCACAGGCCACAATTCCTGTCAGGAGAACCTTCTCCTGCATGGGGCCTCCACAGGCCACAATTCCTGTCAGGAGAACCTTCTCCTGCATGGGGCCTCCACAGGCCACAATTCCTGTCAGGAGAACCTTCTCCTGCATGGGGCCTCCACAGGCCACAATTCCTGTCAGGAGAACCTTCTCCTGCATGGGGCCTCCAGAGGCCACAATTCCTGTCAGGAGAACCTTCCCCTGCATGGGGCCTCCACAGACCGTGATTCCCATCAAGGaacatccccctgctccagcacctcctccctcccatcttcactgacctcaggGTTCACAGTGCTCTTTCTCACTGCTCTTTTATCCCCCCTCACTCCTCTCTGGtgtttttgccctttcttaaacatGTCTCCAGAGAAGCACTGCCAGCGCCACTGACGGGCTCCGCTCTGGGCTGTGGTGCGGCCGCTGTGGAGCCGGCCATGCCCAGCACTGGGCAGCCCCCGCCTTTCCTCACAGtggcccccgcagcccccgctaCCAACACCTCGCCAAACACACCCCACACAGTTACACAGCCTGACTGTACAGCAATTAACTTCCACACACGCCTCCTCGCTTTGCTTTGGCCATCTATTTACTCAGCCTGCTGCCTTTTGTACTCTTTTAAAATCTCGATGGAGATTTTAAAAGAGAACCTCCTTCCCCAGGCAAAGGCCTGTTTTGGGGCCTCGGCGCTGCCTGCCACCACTTAAACCCCGTAGCATAAATTCACACAGGAGCTGTGTTGCCCTGGGTCCATATGGAGATCACGGGAAGCTTTTGTTCCCTAAAAAACAAGGCTTTAGCGGGACTGGTGCCCAAGGAGGAGACCAGCTCCTCATTCCCTGGGCTCTCACCCCGGGTCTGCAAGTTATTCACAGACATCCCTGCTGCAATTTAAAGAGTAACACATTTGAATGGATTTGAAGGAGCGGAAGAAAAAAGACCATTTGAGTAGTTTCAAGTTGTGCAGCCAACTGgcagcaaaagacaaaaatcacaaaaggtccctattttttttgttttctctttccagttttatgttttattgtttttggCTGGGTGGATCCTGCATGAGGAAAGAAGATTCAAAGGAAACAGGCTTGTCTGCAAAGGCTTTGGAGGGATGctagcagagaggaaagagaggcTGCTTCTCATGTGTCAAGCAAAAGAGAGCCTGTAACAGGAGACAGATCCTGCACAGCCTTCCCCAAAGAAGCAACACAACCCAGAAACGCAGGGCGCAAGGGtggctttaaaattaaaaaatatatatatttaatttttttaaaagcagctttaaacCGGACGTAAACTAGAGCTGCCACCACGAAGCCAGACCTGAGTGCTCTAAATAATAGGGGACCAGTGCTTGGTGGCTCCTCTAGGCCTTCCCTTCCACCACAGCCTCACCTGTACATCTCCTAATCTTGGAAACCATCACCGTTGCTTTGACAAAGCTCTCCCTGAGGGATAAGCGGAATTGCAGGACACGGGTGTGGTGCTCAAAACGCCTTTTGACCAGCTGCTAGCAAATACTCAGAGTGAGAAAAGCACCTTGTTGTTGTCTAATTCACACCAATTAAGCCTGCAGGACTGCACGCACTGAAATCACTAGCTAACCTTGGCAGGAACCAACTCACAGCAGGGCAACTTTGTTAGCACCCACAATCCCAGCACTCTCACCTGAACCAGATCCAGCCGAGGACTGGCATTGCCTCACCCAGAGCAAAGCCTCCCAGCACCGAGGCAAACTCTCTTCATTTCAACAAATTTCAGCCAGCTTTGCTCAGTCTTCCCCAACTGGGTGCCAAAATCTGCTATGCTCTGTCAACTGATACAGCCACCAAAATTAGCGTCTGCCACTGTACAAACACACAACAGCAGCATGCTTGAGGGAGACCTATGCTTTAAAtaagccaaagagaaaaaaggtggCCTTATCAACCAAACTACACAGGCTCAGGGGCATTAAGGCCCataatgacaaaataaaatttaagtatGGAGGAGAACAGCCGTGAAAGTATCTGATGAGCCATTACTCATCTTTCTGGGGCGCACGAGAAGGAGGTTTTGAAGAAACGCTTTGAACATATTTTTGAGAACACCTATTAGCCAGAAAACTACAACAGTTAGTTAATTACAGGAGCTATGCGGGTCCCTACCCTGCCCGCTGCACAAGACCCTGTTGTTCTTCTTGTCACACAAGCAGTAGCCCTTCATTCTGAAAATTGACCTTCCTTTTCCAGGTCACTGAGGTGGACAAGTAAGTTAGGATTGCATAAAATCCCAAGCTAATGGCACCAGGTGTGTTACACAAACATCTGTATCTATGGCCATGATTCCCCCTCCAAattctttccattatttttgtattatccAAATCTTTTAAGAAACAACCAGGTACTTTGTATCTCACTCAGGATTGCATAACATTTCCTTGGCAACAAGGCTTTTCTTGCATGATACAGGTGGGAGTAATAGCAATTTTGCTCCTTTTAAGTGTTATTTAGCAGACGGATACAAGAGCAGAAATAACACCACGGGCCCAGGTAACGACCAGCGAAGTCAACAG harbors:
- the ARHGEF9 gene encoding rho guanine nucleotide exchange factor 9 isoform X6 translates to MEVIEGRQHTGPVIAPNGYASRIFHANMEEGSTDTLEVCGAERCTSSDAISNEREEAPRYKKVTKGNRIWNFVRRRKGLSTNKGRPQSMILLGVTSEVSELKKTSFLDRVRPLKKGRTSRMPKNVDLRASRVQVACDPEEDHQASGQRAVYRVKKLGDSRRPSRHSYAGYIDDLDSSFEDIELNISIPETDANESKCLRDISVRLHSEGNDSNCHRIPARKSESLNFENFRSPAITEGDNQKRCTVLPQESRRGRSSDVWSYLKGISLTSKDNSKLPDQRAETNFQNLENITDHSTPYFDFDMRCEENLSQRKKSNSATKATHFGGVVRFFTSVAEAARRLRGSSRAFSPDEKRPQRSFRSWRQDVTSHKEDLVIENESARAFCTVGACLQSPDSGTWDNLSFESLVGKEPMQHCKTTGVSQDIGSSALGSENDRFNETSLSPFGPEPSISHLPELADDCFTELNTKDPSEDLIDISQTTPTKQIQDSGSIPEKTQVVGGDLPCSQGLRVNNLDTADLGHSSAADGDFSAVTEALIHLPQTLLTKLDTEDMACAPVVAKDMDSSSAVAQELSKTELDMQDLRNPELPWQDLSRGELGIRDSGRTLEKTQVVGRDLPCSQGLPVNNLDTVDLGCSPAADGDSSAVTEALIQLPQTSLTKLDTEDMACAPVVAKDMDPSPAVAQELSKTELDMQDLRNPELPWQDLSRGELGIRDSGRTLEKTQAMGRDLPCSQGLPVNNLDTVDLGCSPAADGDSSAVTEALIHCTQMTLTKEIQDTDSTLEKTQVMGRDLPRSQDLPVNNLDAADLGCSPVADVDFSVVTFLKCATVKGQVLEQTDCRIKKRGTTSFVEQNSVEITDSGEQFNCNDECHPFQVHISRIVSSGRLKNGKPMSHPSQPSPQAPPFKVLVERCRSEPLSQSTPMGLDQVGGRMQHLLRRRAENEQSSKTLKVRGNCRNGGRRWNLFKPGAEKLQISRGTDDPSSCHSATPPGTWQTSMLLLHFNITS